From the Panthera leo isolate Ple1 chromosome C1, P.leo_Ple1_pat1.1, whole genome shotgun sequence genome, one window contains:
- the TCHHL1 gene encoding trichohyalin-like protein 1, with amino-acid sequence MSRLLRDVLCVIETFHKYAQEAGDEATLTCAELKRLIQGEFGDVLQPHAILAVERNLNLLDIHSNGTISFDEFVLAIFNLLNLCYLDIQLLLKSELRQVSEPEKKPSGMDLQVTSGTDQWTEQTAATQDRVALPSGMALSAQLSPKERGHNGVDPQGNTKTYKLVEASEHNDSKNQHLEKDQQSQKTAQGTPVTGDSGAQLESNKSRAESEQIGSPTKGKGQDKDSPREGDKPVREQSSTKTRDQFGEQEGNLRTQSDLPEKTQRPAKDQEVAAEKGIKEHSKTQELSLPGKDDPSSEHTDLPEQETDQKSLQTEKPVEPEDDDRTSENQEPGEDAGRTPPEIKNTVEPRDDGRTSETQEPPAQEKEHEPMNLLGQGDSINVSEPPDVRAVRKERRGSKVHGTAGEKENERKIQLPTLEDQPQDGKYQELQVSSKGRLEGSKIKGLSSQRGNQNHPEIEGRVTPEEARHAEKGIAEALKGIKNATVAEGTPGARERTQELEPLKNQSGEENKRVTKTHDKPVKEDDGYQGKDPEPTLTQNNDSSPETPNSLAPEDGDSSSETTDLPVKEDAQSQIDPLREPVERSHNNNPDPEKQVALGEETTQEVMVPAVGGDKRLPEEPEWAAREDHRSQGSGTKGLGPAVHPDGHPEAQESTASGENRKSLETEIPGTLYVGFTDQLSIRQLPAKEDSSKTLKAQGPSTKGKEGGAPETQEARVKSLDEDNSASPKTQLERAEPTTLKEDEIPQELAGEANDQQNPAKKGYDASVPQSGLEEKTQMDKEPRFVERGAVYASPLYQYLQEKILQQMDMTQAEQQNQARSARATNPDHPISFNDSQALHSTREHLPGTDPTHAQQTLAPQASEDKQDHLQGENPVLQREASTKKQ; translated from the exons ATGTCTCGGCTCCTGAGAGATGTCCTCTGTGTAATTGAGACATTCCACAAGTATGCCCAGGAGGCTGGTGATGAGGCAACACTGACCTGCGCAGAGCTGAAACGGCTCATCCAGGGCGAGTTTGGGGACGTTCTTCAG CCACATGCCATTCTTGCTGTGGAGAGAAACTTGAACCTTCTGGATATCCACAGCAATGGCACCATCAGTTTTGATGAATTTGTTCTTGCAATCTTCAACTTGTTGAACCTCTGTTACCTTGATATACAATTGTTACTAAAATCAGAACTCAGACAAGTGTCTGAACCAGAGAAGAAGCCAAGTGGTATGGATCTTCAGGTGACCAGTGGCACTGACCAGTGGACAGAGCAAACTGCAGCAACTCAAGACAGGGTGGCACTTCCTTCAGGAATGGCATtatcagctcagctcagccctaAGGAAAGGGGACACAATGGAGTTGACCCACAAGGAAACACCAAGACTTACAAGCTAGTAGAAGCATCTGAGCACAATGACTCTAAGAACCAACACCTGGAGAAAGATCAACAGAGCCAGAAAACAGCCCAAGGTACACCAGTTACAGGAGACAGTGGGGCTCAACTTGAGAGCAACAAGTCAAGAGCAGAATCAGAACAGATCGGCAGTCCCACAAAGGGGAAGGGACAGGATAAGGACAGTCCCAGGGAGGGAGATAAACCAGTCAGGGAGCAAAGTAGCACTAAGACAAGAGATCAATTTGGAGAACAGGAAGGGAACCTGAGAACCCAAAGTGATCTACCAGAAAAAACACAGAGGCCTGCCAAAGATCAGGAAGTTGCAGCAGAAAAGGGTATTAAGGAACATTCTAAAACACAAGAACTATCACTGCCAGGAAAAGATGATCCCAGTTCAGAGCACACTGACCTGCCAGAACAAGAAACTGACCAGAAATCCTTGCAGACAGAGAAACCAGTTGAGCCTGAGGATGATGATAGAACATCTGAGAACCAAGAACCAGGAGAGGATGCTGGTAGGACACCACCTGAGATAAAGAATACAGTTGAACCCAGGGATGATGGCAGAACATCTGAGACCCAAGAGCCACCAGCgcaagaaaaagaacatgaacCAATGAACCTGCTTGGCCAAGGTGATAGCATAAATGTTTCAGAACCACCTGATGTCAGAGCTgtaaggaaagagaggagaggctCCAAAGTCCATGGAACagcaggggaaaaagaaaatgagagaaaaattcaGCTACCAACTCTGGAAGACCAACCACAGGATGGAAAGTATCAGGAACTCCAGGTGTCATCAAAAGGAAGGTTAGAAGGTTCTAAGATCAAAGGGTTAAGCTCACAAAGAGGAAACCAAAACCATCCTGAAATTGAAGGAAGAGTCACTCCAGAAGAGGCAAGACATGCTGAGAAAGGCATAGCAGAAGCACTTAAGGGCATCAAAAATGCCACTGTAGCAGAAGGGACACCAGGAgcaagagaaagaacacaagaatTGGAACCACTCAAGAACCAGtctggagaagaaaataagagggTCACCAAGACTCATGACAAGCCAGTCAAGGAGGATGATGGTTACCAGGGAAAGGATCCTGAGCCCACACTCACACAGAATAATGACAGTTCTCCCGAAACTCCCAATAGCCTGGCTCCAGAGGATGGTGACAGCAGCTCAGAGACTACTGACTTGCCTGTGAAAGAGGATGCCCAGAGTCAAATAGACCCTCTCAGAGAGCCTGTGGAAAGAAGTCACAATAATAACCCAGACCCTGAGAAACAAGTAGCACTGGGTGAGGAAACAACTCAGGAGGTCATGGTGCCAGCAGTGGGAGGGGATAAGCGGCTCCCCGAGGAACCAGAATGGGCTGCCAGAGAAGATCACAGGAGTCAGGGCTCAGGGACCAAGGGCCTAGGTCCAGCTGTGCACCCCGATGGACATCCAGAGGCACAGGAGTCCACAGCAAGTGGTGAAAACAGAAAGTCGCTGGAGACAGAAATCCCAGGTACTCTGTATGTAGGCTTCACTGACCAGCTTTCCATAAGGCAGCTCCCTGCAAAGGAAGACAGCAGTAAAACGCTAAAGGCCCAGGGCCCAAgtacaaaaggaaaggaaggtggaGCACCAGAGACCCAGGAGGCTCGAGTAAAAAGTCTGGATGAGGACAATTCAGCCTCTCCCAAGACACAACTTGAAAGAGCGGAACCTACAACATTGAAGGAGGATGAAATCCCCCAAGAGTTGGCAGGAGAAGCCAATGACCAACAAAATCCAGCCAAGAAAGGATATGATGCTTCAGTCCCCCAGTCAGGCCTtgaagagaagacacagatggACAAAGAGCCCCGTTTTGTGGAGAGGGGTGCAGTCTATGCTAGTCCTCTGTACCAGTACCTGCAAGAAAAGATACTGCAGCAAATGGACATGACCCAAGCAGAGCAGCAAAATCAAGCTCGATCAGCCAGAGCAACAAACCCAGATCATCCTATCTCCTTCAATGACAGCCAAGCATTACATTCCACCAGGGAACATCTGCCTGGTACAGATCCTACCCATGCACAGCAAACATTAGCCCCCCAGGCCTCAGAAGATAAGCAGGACCACCTTCAGGGAGAGAACCCAGTACTGCAAAGGGAGGCAAGCACTAAAAAGCAATGA